aggtcatgacctcgaagttggtgagttcaagccgcgcgtcaggctctgtgctgacagctcagagactggagcctgcttcagattctgtgtctccttctctctctgccccttccccacttatgctctctctctgtctctcaaaaataagtaaatgtaaaaaaaatttttttaaataaatggccTGTTGGTTTTTTTCTGGGTGACAAAATAAATTGTGTGAAAATATTGGTCCCTCACAACCTGCCACAGCCTATCATGTGGTTCTCCTGGTTCAGAGGACTCTGGATGAGTAACTCAGAGAATGGTTTATCATTAACTGAtgcaaagaaaaatcaattaatccAAGATGGTGACCAACCCTGGCCTCTGCCACACCCACCTGAGAGATCAATAATTAACCATCCATGAGCAAAAACACCTCTGGGAGATCTCAGGAGTCTACTTAAGAAACTTCAGCAAACAGTGACTAACCACACAAAAGGGAATAACCTGAGAATAAGGTTAACACAAGAATAACTacacaaaagggaagaaagaatagcTTCATTTTGCCTGCATCATTCCATCCCTCAGCTGGCACTGCTCAGCACCAAGAGGGTATTCATCAGCTAGAAGAGCTCCtctcaaaaggaaaggaagaggagggtgaGTGACCAGTTTGCCCAGAGGTTCAGGGTTCTGCACAAAGGACCTGCTTCTGGTATACCCCACCCAGAGAATGGCAAAGCTTGCACATATAGATGCAGCTAGAAACAAGGAAGAAGTGTAAGCACTACCAATATCAACCACAAGCAGGTATGGtaatggcataaaaatagacacagaaacCAATAGTACAGACgcaacagcccagaaataaacccctgcatatatagtcaactaatatttaaCAAGAGAACCAAGaacactcaatggggaaaggatattcttttcaaaaaatagtgttgggaaggggcatctgggtggcttagttgattcactcttgatttcagctcatgttttgcaagatggagccccgtgttgggatctgcactgaaagcatagagtctgcttgggattctctctgcctccctctctgcccctactcaactcacactctgtctccaaaaaaaaaaaaaaaagtttggaaaactaAATTACTACCTGCAGAGGAAtaaaattggacccttatcttacactACTCACAAAAACGAACTTGAAATGGGTTAAAGATTTAAACAGaggacctgaaaacataaaactcctagaagaaaacataggggaaaaaactCCTTCACATTGGTCTGGCAGCAATTTCCTaaacaggacaccaaaagcacaagcaacaaaagcaaaaataaataagtgggactacatcaaagtaaaaagcttctgcacagcaaaagaaacaacaaatgcaaAAGCAACCACGGAAtgggaaaatgagaagacatatttggaaatcatatatctgataaagagttaatatccaaaatatataaagaactcacacaactcaaggactaataataataataataaataattataaatgggcagaggaaccaAGCAAGCCGTTTTCTAAAAGTAGACTAACAAATAACCAATGGGTGCATGAAAGTGcttgacatcactcatcattagggaaatgcaaattgaaaccacaatgagatatcaactcagACCTGTTAAAATTATTGTCTTCAAAGACActataacagatgttggcaaaagtagagaaaagggaacccatgTGCACTTTTGTGGGAATGTTCATCAGTACAAACACGATGGAAATGGTATGTGGGTGTCTGAAAGTATTGAAAATAGAACCAGCATATGATCCAGTAACCCCACTTCCagatatatattcaaaagaaattaaaacaggatCTCGAAGAGATATCTGttctcccatgttcattgcagcattattcacattagccaaaatacaaaaataatctaaatgtccttcaacagacaaacagataaagaagatgcaatATGTATCCATACACACAAAAGAGAATATTAGtcagcaaaaagaaagaagaagatttggggtgcctgagcggctcagtgggttaagtatccaactcctgatcttggctcaggtcatgatctcatggttcgagtgttcaagccctgtgttgggctctgcaatgacagcatggagcctgcttgggattctctctctctcttcctctttctctgccccttccctgctcacttgctctctctctttctctctcaaaaataaataaatattttttaaaaagaaagaaacaagcaaattctgccatttgcaacatagatggaccctgaggacatgatgctaagtgaaataagtcagagaaagacaaatactgcatactatctcttatatgtggaatctaaaacaaccaaactcaaacaaacaaaaagtaaacaacTGGTTACCAGGGGATAGAGGGTAGGGAAAATAGGGATatgttggtcaaagggcacaaactttcagctatcagataaataaattctgaggatctaatgtacagcatgatgactgtactatatcatatacttgaaaattgctgagagagtagatcttaaatgttctcaccacaaaaaaagaaatggtacttatgtgatatatggaattgttaaCTAACTCTGTGGTCGTAAATCACTTTGCAATATATCAGTGTATCAAATCAATACactgtacattttaaacttacacaatgttgtatgtcaattatatctcaatagagttgaaaaagaaatatatcaacCTTAGGatataatgatgataatgatatctatatttattgagttcttaccaTGAgcatattgtctttttatttttacttttctttaaattattttgttaatgtttattgatttttgagagagagagacaaatgtatgagttggggaggaacagagagaaagggagacacagaatgcgaagcaagctccaggctctgagctgtcagcacagagcctgacgtggggcttgaactcatagactgcaagaacatgacctgagccgaagtcggacacttaaccgactgagccacccaggtgccctccccttttgttttcctgctgtcTTTTTAATCCTAGAGTGCTTTCAgctaaatattacttaaaatgaaGGATCAGAGGCCatcaaagttataaaaatatatcccAGTGCACTCAGCTAATGAGTTAGCTGATGGTGAAGCCAGAGCTGATGTTACAAGTCAAATTTTGGCCTACAAAGCCTGTATGTTGGAACTATACACTGGCCTGTCAATATACTACAACAATCTGCCCTATCGATCCCTTACTATATCCTAAATTGTGTTCTATCATTATATTTGATGATATCTTCTCAATCAGCCTCTCATTTAGATGCTCTTATTATCATAACTctacagagaagaaattaaatagaaatatgtTATGTGTCATACTCAAAGTCACACTGTTTGTAACATCAAGTTACTTATAAATTActggaatgtttatttaaattaacttCCTTAATGTTATAATAAGAATTACCATATACCATCTGACTGGTCCATGgcacaattatatataattattgcaTGGCCTCAGAGGATAAACACTGTTGCACTTAATTTGCTGCTGAGGattctgaggctcagaaaagaacTTTGACTTACTAATTTGCAAATTTTTGAGCCAATACCAGGCCATGGAGTATTTTCCTAtcccacatttttttctattatctgtgtttcctattctttttgggttttgggatttttttttttttgatgtttatttatttttgagagagatacagagtgtgagcgtgggagggggaggggcagagagagagggagatacagaatccaaagcaggccccaggctccaggctgtcagcacagagcctgatgcagggctcaaactcatgaacaagatcttgacctgagccgaagtcagacactcagctgactgaaccacccagtctcCTTCTGTGTTTCCTATTCTAATCAAGTGTTGTCACTCCACATTTAGATGGCTGTATGAATCTTCCAGTCTTTTCCCATGCTCAGCACTCTTCTAAATCtaaacctaaaaacaaacaaacaaaaccaaagtgcTACCACTGGGTACAGTCTACCATCTGACAAAAAAGGCAGCATCACTTTCCCCCTTACCAAGTTTCTTTGGCCATCACTTAGGTCTGCATAAATGGATAGGCAAATATAGAAATGCGGTAATTTTTCTTGGATGGTAACTTCCCGCTAACTGTTTTGGCTTCATCATCTGTCAATTTCATGCCTTTCGCCAATGTCAAGTTCCTTATCCATGTAGTTGATAGATGATTTACCATAGAGGTAAAAGACAGGGTAAATTAAAGTAACTTTTGGACAGGTTTTCAGAGAACCAAGATTACTACCAATAAACTACGTATGACATTTCTAAGGAAAGATGGATACCAAATGGAGCCCAAAGACTGATTTATCAGTGACAGAAGACAAGACAGTAAGGCAACAAAGTGAAGTCCTAAACAGGCTCTTTGTTACCAGACAAAGAAAAGAGCTCACCTTTGCTGACAACATAAACCTTTGCTgctgaggaatttttaaaaaggaggacaAAGTACAATTTATTTATGATGAAATTTGTAACTTTATAATCCTCAGACACCACTAGAGCCACTCATCTACTGGAAATAGGATTCCAGGACTTAGATCTCAGTTGTACATTCCTAAATCTATATTTAAAACCACCTTTATTTTATGAGCTCATTATGCAATATTCCAACTGCACACAACTTATTACACACCTTTCTCCTGTTATAATTTAACTTTCAGGgttcaggcaagaaaaaaaaatcaatggattattttaataaagagaattAAGTGTAGGTAGTTGAGTAAATAGCTACTTCAGGACAAAGCAAAAGATGGGAAAATGTGGTGACAGATGGAAGCCAATAAATACAAGGGCTTAGGGTTTTTAGAGGTAGGAGTGAACTTTACTTAATTTTAGAGTGTAATATAATTTGCTGaccattattaaaaatatgtaacaacgcatttttcatttttttaatgtttgtttatttttgagagagatagagacagagcatgagtggggagagggggagagagagagggatacacagaatccaaagcagtctccagacagagctgtcagcatagagcccaatacagggcttgaactcatgaactgtgagatcatgacctgagccgaagttgagcactcaaccgagtcacccaggcgcccccaaattatGCAACaattcttaactgtagagaacagactgagggttgctgtaggggaggtgggtggggggatgggctagatggatgatgggtactaaggagggcacttgttgtgatgaatcaccgaattctacacctgaaactaatattgcactatacattaactggaatttaagtaaaattttggagaaagaaaaaaaaaaatatatatatatggaaaacaaaGCAGGGATTTCAAGAGACCCACTCTAGCATTACAAGATAAGTATAGAAGGATGAGTTTGGAGCAGAAAGAGTTAACAACCAGCACAAAGGAAAAGCTTATAGTGTTGAAGGACAATATATTTGAAGAAACCCATTACTACGAGCTACAGTACGTTTTTTATAACTTAGACTTTTGAGCTTGATCTCTTTAGCAACTCACAACTAAACCATCTTGGGTGCTTTTCAAAAAATCCTCATACCTAGACACACACCTGTCCAACTAGATCAGAATCTCTGGTGATGAGACTCAGTCATCATTAGTTATAAAACTTCTCAGCATATTCTATAAAATCCAtgattggggggtgcctggggggctcagtcggttaaatgtccaacttcagctcaggtcatgatctcaccattcatgagtttgaccccacattgggctcctcactgacagtgcagaggctgcttgggattctatctccctctgtctgttcctcctccacttgtgtgctcatgttctctctctctgtcaaaataaataaacttaaaaaaaaatccaagattgAGGACCGGTAATGGCGTATTTAGACATTACCTGGATAAATACTTTGACAGAtgcaaaatttgtatggaaaataaacagaaaccatGGGAAAggatataaattttaagtatataaaaggAAGAATGCACTCTGGATACCAGGGTCATTGAGGAGAACTTCTCATGCATTCATTATGATGTACAAAGTGTCCCAGAATACTCCtccaatccaattaaaaacaaatttttaaaaatagtattcatGTATGAAACATGAAGAGGAATGAAAACCATGAGACTGAAAAAATAATGGGGCCCAGAAAGCAGTATTTGCTGATCTACATGTTTGGTTTGGCTGATTTTTTCAACACACACTTCAAAAAGGAATGCACACATACTGAGATTAACCTATTCTTCTGAGTGACCTCCATAGGGCACTCTTGATGTCCCTGTTCCTCAAGCTGTAAATGAAGGGGTTCAGCATGGGGGTGACTACGGTGTACACAACTGAGGCCACCATATCCTTCCTGGGAGAAGGCAACAGTGCTGATCCAAGGTATACTCCAATAGCCGTTccataaaataagcaaacaactGACAGGTGAGAGCCACAGGTGGAGAAGGCTTTGTACTTCCCACCTGTTGATGGGATTCTCAGAATGGAAGAAACAATTTTATAGTAAGAGAAAAAGATCCCTGAGATAGGGAGAAAGCCAGAGATGGCACCAACAAAATACATGACTACGTTATTGGTGAAAGTGTCAGAGCAGGCAAGGTTGAGGAGTTGAGAAGGGTCacagaagaaattagaaatttcCACATCCTTGAAACAGGTAAGTTGCAACACGATTAAATTGTGCAACTGGGAGTCCAAAAGGCTAACACAAAAGGACACCAAAACTAAGAAGCCACAGAGATGTGGGTTCATGATGACTGAGTAGTGTAGAGGATGACAGATGGCCACAAATCGGTCATATGCCATTGCAGTCAGAAACATACCATCCATACATCCAAAAAGGATCAAAAAAGACATCTGAGTCAGGCAGCCCACATAGGAGATGACTCTGCTCTGAGTTTGGATGTCCACAATCATCTTAGGGACAGTGGTGGAGATGAATCCGATGTCAGCCAAGGACaggttggagaggaagaagtacatgggggtgtggaggtgaGAGTCAGAACTGACAACCAGGATGATGAGCAGGTTTCCAAGCACACTGACCAGGTACATGGACAGGAAGAGCCCAAACAGGAGGGGCTGCAGTCCTGGATTATCTGAGAGTCCCGTGAGGAAGAATTCTGAGACACTTGTTAGATTTTGTTCTATGTAGCTTTGACacctttagaaaacaaaaagagggttGGAGAAAGGAAACAAGTAAATGGGCATCCAGCACTGTGTCCATGTTGTATATTCAAGCAATTCACAAGTAAAATATTCATACTTGTAGACATGCACCCTAGTgcctttagaaatatttttcaatgacaCATCCCATTTCTTAGAACTCTTTCCTCATTGGTTTCACATTATTCACctctctatatatacatttacttTAGAGAAATTCAACTGAAGAGTGTCAGAGGAGCAAGAACATAAGAGGTAATAAACCATGATCACAGTAAACAAGCCTACTTCTTTAAGAGAAACCACAGAATAAGACAAAAATCACTCtaattta
The Panthera uncia isolate 11264 chromosome A2, Puncia_PCG_1.0, whole genome shotgun sequence genome window above contains:
- the LOC125930570 gene encoding LOW QUALITY PROTEIN: putative gustatory receptor clone PTE01 (The sequence of the model RefSeq protein was modified relative to this genomic sequence to represent the inferred CDS: substituted 1 base at 1 genomic stop codon); protein product: MPIYLFPFSNPLFVFXRCQSYIEQNLTSVSEFFLTGLSDNPGLQPLLFGLFLSMYLVSVLGNLLIILVVSSDSHLHTPMYFFLSNLSLADIGFISTTVPKMIVDIQTQSRVISYVGCLTQMSFLILFGCMDGMFLTAMAYDRFVAICHPLHYSVIMNPHLCGFLVLVSFCVSLLDSQLHNLIVLQLTCFKDVEISNFFCDPSQLLNLACSDTFTNNVVMYFVGAISGFLPISGIFFSYYKIVSSILRIPSTGGKYKAFSTCGSHLSVVCLFYGTAIGVYLGSALLPSPRKDMVASVVYTVVTPMLNPFIYSLRNRDIKSALWRSLRRIG